The Blautia hydrogenotrophica DSM 10507 genome window below encodes:
- a CDS encoding SbcC/MukB-like Walker B domain-containing protein: MGESDVVFDEGNGYFYGTDFSLEWKPRPAEGAYELEVQQLNELLLKEKGRLMAEDMEKITRHFRAKIYAEKQKLQDSGQVVNYMDLIRGALDYRQWFEFHMYYYRGQERRKELTNSAFHRFSGGEKAMAMYVPLFAAVNAQYQKAQNVDHPRILALDEAFAGVDDKNIESIFQLMQKMGFDYIMNSQILWGCYRSVKNLNISELYRPGNSGTVTVISYHWNGCERLLEEQ; the protein is encoded by the coding sequence ATGGGTGAGAGCGATGTCGTCTTTGATGAGGGAAATGGATACTTCTATGGGACTGACTTTTCCTTGGAGTGGAAACCTAGACCGGCGGAAGGTGCTTATGAATTAGAAGTTCAACAGTTGAATGAACTGCTGCTAAAAGAAAAAGGACGGTTGATGGCGGAAGATATGGAAAAAATCACCAGGCACTTCAGAGCAAAAATTTATGCAGAAAAGCAGAAGCTTCAGGACAGTGGACAGGTGGTCAACTATATGGATTTAATCAGGGGAGCCCTGGATTACCGCCAGTGGTTTGAATTTCACATGTATTATTACAGGGGTCAAGAGCGCAGAAAAGAACTTACGAACAGCGCGTTTCACCGTTTTAGCGGAGGGGAGAAGGCGATGGCAATGTATGTGCCATTGTTTGCCGCTGTCAATGCGCAGTATCAGAAGGCGCAGAATGTAGACCATCCCAGAATTCTTGCGCTGGACGAGGCTTTTGCCGGAGTGGACGACAAGAATATCGAGAGTATCTTTCAATTAATGCAGAAAATGGGATTTGATTACATCATGAATTCTCAAATTCTCTGGGGCTGCTACAGATCGGTGAAAAATTTAAATATTTCAGAACTGTATCGGCCAGGAAATTCAGGGACGGTGACTGTGATTTCCTATCACTGGAACGGATGCGAGAGGCTTTTAGAGGAACAGTAA